The following coding sequences are from one Bacteroidota bacterium window:
- a CDS encoding ATP-binding protein → MNPYLKHLKKALADAERLKALERTELVDSPPEVAFDRLTTLATRLTNAPVSLVSLVTNERQFFKSTAGLPDELSAIRTTPLSHSFCQHAVATKQPLIVEDTRTHDLVNQVQSIEDFGVLSYLGIPLQTPANQTLGTLCLLGFEPQTWTSQTIETVQDLASIAMTEVALRLELRTQHELQTVLRESEARYRSVVDGIHDVVFKLNRQGQITFVNPAWSYVLDADPAVTIGRPISDFLPRDTIYGAPMSALRAHADSQATYSTHFLAKDGTMRWLEVRVRHQLDGREGLAGVITDVTDSYRVDAEREAREQAERHLRLKDALLSNMSHEIRTPISAIMSCTEILQDELDEEQLDYINMIRAGGERLLSTLDKVLLYAQVQSKNFELHYGSFDLTKLGANLLRTFDVPQLTCTLEAPAFLPVQTDKSFLATILRCLLENAVKFTQEGEITVKVATLPGAIHLEVSDTGIGIDPAYLPHLYTPFEQESSGYARSYEGSGLGLALTKELVEALGGTIEVESELGTGSTFIIFLPNGTPAT, encoded by the coding sequence TTTGACCGCTTAACCACGCTTGCAACGCGCTTAACCAATGCGCCCGTATCCCTGGTTTCTCTTGTTACAAACGAACGGCAATTCTTTAAAAGCACAGCAGGTTTACCAGACGAATTATCAGCCATTCGCACAACACCGCTGTCACACTCTTTCTGCCAGCATGCAGTAGCAACAAAACAACCGCTGATTGTTGAAGATACGCGTACCCATGACCTGGTAAACCAGGTACAATCAATTGAAGATTTTGGCGTGCTGTCTTATCTGGGCATCCCACTACAAACACCTGCCAACCAAACCCTTGGTACGCTATGTCTGCTAGGATTTGAACCGCAAACCTGGACTTCCCAAACAATTGAAACGGTACAGGACTTGGCCTCCATTGCCATGACGGAAGTGGCGCTACGGCTTGAGTTACGTACCCAGCATGAGCTACAAACAGTGCTCAGAGAAAGTGAAGCGCGCTACAGAAGCGTTGTCGACGGGATTCACGACGTTGTATTCAAGCTCAACCGACAAGGTCAAATTACGTTTGTAAATCCTGCATGGTCCTACGTATTGGACGCAGATCCGGCAGTTACCATTGGCCGCCCGATCAGCGATTTTTTGCCAAGAGACACCATTTATGGTGCACCGATGAGTGCACTGCGTGCGCATGCTGACTCACAGGCCACCTATTCAACCCATTTCCTCGCTAAAGATGGAACCATGCGGTGGCTTGAAGTACGGGTGAGACACCAGCTTGATGGGCGAGAAGGATTGGCCGGTGTTATTACGGACGTAACTGACAGCTACCGCGTTGATGCGGAACGGGAAGCCAGAGAGCAAGCGGAGCGACATTTACGCCTCAAAGATGCGCTCCTGAGCAACATGAGCCATGAGATACGCACGCCAATCTCAGCCATTATGAGTTGCACCGAAATCTTGCAAGACGAGCTTGATGAAGAGCAACTGGATTATATCAATATGATCCGTGCAGGCGGGGAGCGGTTGTTGTCAACCCTTGATAAGGTTTTGCTTTACGCCCAGGTACAGAGCAAAAATTTCGAATTACACTATGGCTCTTTTGATCTTACCAAACTAGGCGCCAACCTGTTGCGTACGTTTGATGTACCCCAGCTAACATGCACCCTCGAAGCCCCGGCTTTTCTACCCGTGCAGACCGATAAGTCGTTCCTTGCAACGATACTCCGATGTTTACTCGAGAATGCTGTGAAGTTTACGCAGGAAGGCGAAATAACGGTAAAAGTTGCGACCCTGCCAGGCGCTATTCATCTGGAAGTTTCTGATACAGGCATCGGCATCGACCCGGCCTATCTCCCGCACCTCTACACCCCTTTTGAGCAGGAAAGCTCAGGATATGCGCGAAGCTATGAAGGCAGTGGACTTGGGCTTGCCCTTACAAAAGAACTGGTAGAAGCCCTGGGGGGCACGATTGAGGTAGAAAGCGAGTTAGGCACAGGGTCAACCTTCATTATTTTCCTGCCAAACGGCACGCCGGCTACCTGA